Sequence from the Eleutherodactylus coqui strain aEleCoq1 chromosome 13, aEleCoq1.hap1, whole genome shotgun sequence genome:
cgcagtatagtttcttttttaatttgtatttagtgttttaccgcggatcattcgtgcagaatccgcaatacaaatccgctcGTGTGATCCGGCCTAAGCTGGATTCATACATGCAGTTGTATTTAGCGGAAGCTAAGAGTGGAGTATGAAATACACGCATAATGTGGACAGCGTTAAACCTCATAGACTCGCATTGGGGTACTCAAACATGCAGTTTTTACGCACATGAAAAAactgcaacatgtcctattttggtccttactagagatgagcgagcgtactcggaaaagcactactcgctcgagtaatttgctttatccgagtatcgctgtgctcgtccctgaagattcgggtgccgctgcggctgacaggtgagtcgcagcggggagcaggggagagcgggcgagaaagatctcccctccgttcctccccgctctcccctgcagctccccgctccgtgccggcacccgaatcttcagggacgagcacagcgatactcggataaagcaaattagggcttttccgagtacgctcgctcatctctagtccttactaaTCAAATAGTGACTCAacggaagtctatgggagcattaAAAATACACAATGATTGTACAGAATACATGCGTATTCCCTGCGTATTTACACATGAAGGCTGGAGAAATCCTTTGGTCCTTCCTGCGTTTTACTCCATTATCAATGAATGGGAGTGTcgctgcatgtttttttgcgcacgatTTGCGTACTCAAAGAGTAGAATAAACCGTGcacagcaaaaacaaaaaggcaaattaaaaaaacaatgaaatcttttgggtcttgaaggggttaatctttTGGCAAAGGCCGCCCTACTCTTCGTCACCAGCTTTCCGAGAAACAGATGTAAAGAATTACAGCCGCACGCTGACTATTCTTGTGATGTCGCAGACGTAAGCCCTGAATAACCCGTTTTCTTACCTGTTTGCAGGAACATCTCCCATTGTACGAGTCCGCCCTGCAAGTGGCAAATCAACCTCGTCGTCTGCAGCACCTCGCCCGTTGTGCTGTCAGGAAACTATATAACGGGCAGTGCCACCGCGCCATCCCAGCCCTAAGACTGCCAGCTGCACTCGCTGCATACCTGCTGCTGCTTCCAGAGGGCCTCATCCACTAAATGGTATTACATACAATTGCCTAGTGGACTGTCCACAAGGGGGCGCTGACATGTCAAAAAGAATAACTATTACTGTATCTTCTCAGTTGTCAAAGTCCAGGAGTGCCCAACATTATGTATTAATTCTGAATCAAAATTCGGTGGATTTTTGGGACTGCAGATTCCGCTACTTCCTGCGGAACAATTCGCCAAACGCAGAAGGGACAATTATTATTTGCATGATTGCCTCCAAGTATTCCGGTTTCCTCccagaccccaaaaacatactaatcGGTAAATTTGGAATGTAGACTGTGAACCCCCAAAGAGAACAGAGACTGAAGGTGATAATCCACGTCCAGATATGTGTGCGCTATACAACGGGGCTACAGAAATCTATGACATTCAGATCTGGGTCCCCTAGAATAATAGGTCAGAGGGACTGTAAAGAGAAAAATagatattaaagggaacccatcccCTCCCAAGGCGGTAGTTGAATTAAACGCCACTGCTCGGCAGGAAAACCTGACTCCTTTCAGATTGCCGTGCACACGCCTATAGACATGTATAGAGGAGCGCACAGCAATATGAAAAGTCAGATTTCCGTGTGCAGACCTCAGCGGGTAATGGCGCGGGTTGGGGAGGGCGGTTGAATATAAAGAATACATGCGCTGGCTCGCTTAGCTTACGGTGCTGTAGGGACGTGACGGGTTCTCTTTGAAGATGGTAACTTGTAGCTTTTCTAAGGGTAGCGATAGCGTGTAGACCTGGAGAACCAGGAAACTATAGGGTTAAATTGTAATGTGACAATAAACGACTGTGTGAAGAATACTTGATGAGTCCTGTGTGTCACGGGGAATTCCCAGCTTGCAAGGCATTCAGACGTCACAAGCAGTACAGGCAGGGCGGCGCTACCAGACAGCCAATCAGCACGTGCGCATTTATGACCAGACTTCATCCAATATTCCCATCTATCCTCACAAATATTGCTGACAATGACATTAAGAGACTTACTACACTGTTTAAAAACTTTTGTCATGTGAGAGTGAGGATCCCGATGTCGAGCCCCTGCTGATTGCTCAAGTGAAGGGGCTGCAGAACTCACCCGAGTGCTGAACTCCTTCAACGAAGTGCGCTACCTGTCAGCTcatcccggcagctgaagactaGAACTCTATAAGCATCTATTCGCCTGTCTTCAACTGCTGAATGCCACCGACAGGCGGCAAAGACAGCCCAAATGGCACAGTGCTTGGACGAATGTTGCAGCCTTTTCATTTgagtgatcggcaggggtctcaggaCCCGGATCCCCACTAATTAAAAGTTTGACatgtcaaaaagtttttaaaaagtgcagttactctcttTAAAAGGAGTTTTTTCCCTTTATTTCAACTGCTGGCCTATCCTCTTTAGACAGGGcattagtagttgatggacaggggtccgctgctcaggacccccataCATCAGCCAACCATCCGTcctgctgcactggacagcattgccattgacaggagaggaagtggaagctgcaactttactcccattcaaatcaatgggggcACAGCTCTGGTACTCCACTTCCTGCACAGGACAGGAAGTCCGTAACAGCAGCAGGAAGTGTAGGAGCAGCGTGGCGCTCccgctgatttcaatgagagtgaagctgctgctcccacttcctcccctgtcagctGATGACAGtgggccggatgatcagctgatggacagaggtcctgagcggcggatccccgtcaatcaactactgatgacctatctacagaggataagtcatcagttggaaaaaattaaaaaaaaaggggcagaAAACCCCTAAAAGGAAGTCCTCCACAGCCCCTCCCCTTGTTAATCAGACAAGGGGAGGGGCAGACGTTCCGGATTagaatgtactgcaatactgtcCACTGGACGGATTGCAGTTGATTACATAGAGAACCTACAAAAGAATAAATGGAGGTGCAGTCGTGCACAAGACTATAACACCAATGTAATGTTGATGTATCGGCTGTCTTCCAACATTAGTATAAGaaagtcacccccccccctctccccccctcccattCCAGTTATTGATAAAAGCACAAAACTTGATAAAAGTTTTCATTCAATAATAAAACTCTTTTAATTTAACATAGAAAAGATAAAACCAAACAAACATTGTCCACCAAGAGGACTGCGGGAGGAATCCTCATTCAGTGGTGCAGCCAGCAGAGTAAAGCAAAACATGGTGGTGTGGGGGGTGTCTGATCATCGGGCCGTGTAAGAAGCGGCTCTTTATACATAAGTGCTGTCAGGTAGTATAGCTCAAGTGATtggagctgacctgcaataccagataccaCCTATAACAGGAATGGCGCTGTTTCAagaagacaaaacaaaacaaaaaagcagtAATGCAGCAGCTGCATTTGGAAGGAGACGGAGGCAGAATCTGCAGTGTAAATGTTCTGCACCCAAGATACATGTATAGGATTAAAATGTAACTAAAGATTGTTCTGACCAAACACTAAGGGTTAATAAACAGAACCGGCTCTTTGGTCAGTAATTAAATTGCACTTACctctaaaatacaaaaaaaaacaaaaaacgaccaTTAAATAGAaactcttaaagggaaccagtcaccctCTTTTTGCACcccactgagagcaccataaggtagtgacCATCGTGCCGATTAGGAATATGTCTGCTTTACGtacctgtgcagtagtttgggagaaactcgCATTAGTAgcatgcatattcatgagctacagctagccacacccaccttcCACCCAAGGATTGTCAGTTCTCCTATGCACtgtaatacacagacagctgtcaatcattggctggaggacagggtgggtgtggctagctgcagctcataaatattaAGGACTAGTTCTCTCTGTGGCTGCTACtagtaaaatgcaagtttctccctaactactgcacagatacatgcaGCAACATGTCACTACAATGAGTCTGAatgtcactaccttatgctgctctCCATGAGAGTTGCAAAACAATGGTGATATAGCGTCCTTATTTCTAGGAAAATTAATTGACAACCAAAAAGACCGCCATGAAGGACGCCGCAGGGCTTGTATCTATAGACTAGTGTGCCGTTTCACTTGATCTGCTAATCAGAGAAGAGATACATGGCTAATTCctttcaaaaacagcaccacactgattcacaggttgtatgtggtattgcatctcaaccctattcacttgaatggagatgagctgcaataccacacgtaACCTGAGGACAAGTGTGGCCATTTCTGCAATGAAGAAGCCACGTTCTTCTAATTCTATTCAACCTCTTTTGGGTTCATATAGGGCTTATACATACAAGGGAACGGCATGTGGAAAATCCGCCGGGTTGACAGTACTAGCAAGGCGGATGAAATTTTACTAAATACCATCCTCGTGTAACCCACCGTGTAAATAGACCTGCAGTGCGGATGTTGAATCTGTACCGCGGTCAGTCTATACTGTGGATTCTTTGCAGCGGATTTCACCCTTCGCTGACTAAATTCACCCTATGCATTGCGAAGTCTACAATCATTGCAgattttccgctgcggaaaaATACCTCCCAAGCGGACATATCCTACATGATCTTttatggcggccatattggttgttgcTTAGCTTCCCTGAAACAGGTACCACTAACAAACAGCAGGATAGAATTGCTAGATTTGACAGAAGAGGGCGCCGTCACAAGATTTGTGTTCTCTGCATATTTCGAACATGGTGTTGTTGAGATTTGGCGCAATGACTGCTTTTAAAGTGACTAATACAAAATCATCAATGGTGACTGTAACATAAAGCGGCCATCAAAATCCTTTCCACTTGTCATGACCAGCACTTCCTCGGAGGTCCAAGGTCGTTAAGCAGCAGCAATAGTAGTGTGGAAATGGCCGACACGTCCCTGAGAGggtcaaggaaaaaaaaacacaggatctCGTAATCAGGATCAAGTAATAATGCTCTTCTGTATTAGCTACTTAAGCAATTGTCCAGATGTTCATTGATCTTGGCTTCTATAACCTTCGCCCCACACACCGGGCAGTTCACAGTCTTACTCTGGTTGGGGTTAGAGGAGTCGGAACCATCTATGATTATGACTGGTTCTTCCCTAAAGGAGTTGCCTCGTGGGAAACTGTCCTTTCTGATTTCGATGTCCAGGCGAGGTTTTTTCAAAGGCCGGCCTTGACTTTCATCCTGACTTGATCCCTGTGAGGTAGACGGTGCACCCTGAGATGAGCTGGGCACGACAAAGGAGAGCCTCTTCTGGATAAAGCCGTCTAGAGTCCCAGGCTTTGACCCTGATGCTTTGGAAACGTTTCTGCCGTATCCTGGGAGTTTTATCGGGGATCCATTAATGTTTGTGAAGGCTTTGGTATTGGCCACGGACACTCTGGGCAGGTTGGGCCTTGGGTTGTTGGTAACAGAGGACAAGGCACTGTTGGCCGGAACTGGCTTTACAGGAGGACTTGATAAGGCTTTACTGGAAGACATAGGGGTGCTAAGGACCTTCACCGGGAGAGATACTTGACTGGACCCACCGAGTCTGTAACCGCTGCCGCTAAATGGGAAAAATGAACGTATGTCGCCTCCTTCTGGTTTTcctgcagaaaagaaaatgtCATTAGgtcacatggaaaaaaaaaaaaggtctgaaACCACATGTCCCAAGATGTCTTGCTCAGGCATCACCTCAAAAGCGGTAATTACAGAAATCTCAAAATTGTGAGCAGGTTGCTGAAGGATCACAGATGCGGGTCTAACGAACCAATTATAGGGCTGTATGACGACCCCTGAACAAGATCTGCACAGGCTGATGCACTCTGCGTTGGGAGCGAACAACTGCCAATGCAATCATTGGTTCCCAAGAGAATCATCGTTGTTTGCAGCACATCCTCCGTTCAGATGGAATGCTGTGCAGTTGACAATGATGGGTTTATTCTGgctgcataaaagatgtgatctGCTAATGAACGAGCATCTGTGCATTTGTTGGCCAAAAGATTTGTAGGAGTGCTCATTTGCCTAATTATTGCACTATGTGAAGCTGCGCCAAAAGTCACTGGGGCAGAGAAGTCAAGAATTCAATGGAAAACGCCCTTCACAGAAAAGCAATGTAAAAGGCCCAGGAGAGGCTGCAGACTGTGCCCTGCGCAGCAGCATGCATGTCACATGCAGCGTGCACATTTCAGCCCAGTGCAGGGTGAGGCAGAGATGACTGGTTGGTAATAGCCATCCATCATGTACTGGAAATGGGAGGCTGTTAGGAGGGGACTCAGTGACAACAGCAGACTACATGGGGGCGGTGGAGATTTGTGATGGTCACCCAGTACATGCTACAGAGCAAACACACGGTGTGAAGTTCCAGTATTCAGAAATCCCTAAAAATAAAAGCGTCAAATGTAAAAAGGGacagaggagagaggtggggtaaGACCACTACTGCGCATTAATTTCAGTACACCACCCAGAGTCCATTTTTTGGAAATAAAGAAAAGTTCCTGTGGTATGTGAGGAATATGGATTCATGTGTTATCCTTATACACATGGTTTGCAAATTAATTGAGACTTGATTTCCTTACATTTTCCTCTCATCCAAGTATCCACCCTCAGCAGTGCATACACGCAGGGCGTTCAGTCGGTCAACTTGTCTAAAGTTTTAGTAGCAACTCCTAAACGCCATTTTGGCTCGTAACTTGCATATCTTAAACACACCTATCCGGATTATCCCAAAGGAGTTCGACTGGATTGCGATCTGAACTCTGGATGGCCAGACAGTTTCTCAGCATCAGTTGTCGGTCTTCAGACAGAACGTACTTCTTGCACAGACTGGATGATGTATATCTTGAGGTTTTTGTCAGCCATCTTCCTGTAGTGTGAAATCACAACCAATACGCTGGGTGCCAGTATGGTGCACCAGGATGTTGGCGAAACACTTGGGAGTCCATGATTCCTCCGATTTTTCGTTAAGTCAACAACCGCACCACCTCGGAAACATCTTCAGACCTCAACAGAACCTCTTCCACAAGCAGGAAGCTGCTGAACAACAAATGAACCTTCACCTCTTGGATCCAAATATCTCAAACTTCGATTCATCTGTGGAAAGAACCTTCTTCTGCTGACTAGTGGACCGGCTCCTGTGCTTTTTAGGCCACAATGCCCTCTTTATTACTGTGTCTAGGTAATGGTTTTCATGCTGCAACACATCCCTTCAAGCCAGAAGACAGCATTTTGACGGTCACAATTGCACATTTTCTACCTCGTTTCCATCAGCGCAGCACGGATCTGTCCAGCTGTTTTGAATCTGTCCTGTTTGAAACACTCCGATTAGTTTGTCCTCCTGGTTTGAGGTCACGTAAGGTTGTCCTTGTCATGGTCGATCACATACGCTGAACATAAGAGTATCTCTTGATGGTTTACTGCACCCCCCAGGAGAAACCTTCTCCAAATGAGCACTAACTATGCTCTGCGTTTCTCAAAGCCACTCTGGATGATCATTTCTGTGTGATACACATGGATCACATTCATCCTTTACAGAGAAATCAATTAATCTGGAGATATTAAAATTAATGAGCAGTAGTGTAGAGTTACAgaagttttccagggaaatattgatgacctgtcccaaggataggtcatcaatagttgatcagttggggtctgctgcttggaacccctgccaatcaggtGCCCGCTGTCAGTACCCAACACATGGGGTACGGAGCAGAAGCTACTGCTActccaactcctgtgtagtggccggtgcttgtaaccaGAGGCGTTGCTGTCAATAAAATCAAAGAGAGCTGCGCAAGCAGCCACAAACTCCCTCCACTAGAGAGGGGTCGGAGTTATCTGCTTCCGCTCTGACAGTAgccacccaatcagctgatcggccagggttttgagtggcggaccccaaccgatcagctattAATGACTTATTCTGAGCACACGTCATTAATTGCATTtccctggaaaaacccctttaagaaagaaagGGTGTAGATGACAGGAAGGACGCCCCCATGATCCCCAAATACCGTTTCCTCTCGGATTTTTGCTAGGCTGAACGTCCGAGGACTCTTCCTTCTTGTCTTTAGCAGTTTTCTTCTCCGGCTCCTTCACTTTTATAAATGTGCCCCCACAAGATCTCTGATGTTCAGCCCACCAGGGATCAAGCTTGGATGGAGCTCTGTTCATCGCACGCTTCACATAACCGTGATATGGAGCCCTTTGCCGACAAGGACCATTACAGCGCCACCAATGTTTTCTGTATTCATCCACCTCATCATGGAAACTATGGAAAACCTGTTAACACAGAACAAGACATAGCATATAAGGGTTAAAGAAATAAGAATATCACATGTATGAGTATACAAGGCACACACACTTGATAGAGGCGTTCCTCATCATAAAGAGTTAAGTAATGACACCAAGTACAAAATGtgatgttctcagtaagagaaaccaagtcatcttgtagatatgatagcttttaatggctgacaaaaatacatgatgttacagcgagctttccaacatACTAAGGGTTTTTCCTCAGGCTCAATGGAACTGGTCTGGAGAGGCATTATTATATATACACCAAATTGGTGTtatggggtcaccaggccagagtgttacatctgctatagatttctc
This genomic interval carries:
- the SPRTN gene encoding DNA-dependent metalloprotease SPRTN; translated protein: MMDADLLLAIELQEQYNREEEAAGKPPSRHVSPAAQPPLTAVVDPSWELLDPNPNIHELFLQFNEMFFWGKLQGVEVKWSPRMTLCAGVCSYEGRGGLCSIRLSKPLLMLRPRKDLVETLLHEMIHALLFVTDNNRDHDGHGPQFHKHMNRINGLTGAKISVFHSFHDEVDEYRKHWWRCNGPCRQRAPYHGYVKRAMNRAPSKLDPWWAEHQRSCGGTFIKVKEPEKKTAKDKKEESSDVQPSKNPRGNGKPEGGDIRSFFPFSGSGYRLGGSSQVSLPVKVLSTPMSSSKALSSPPVKPVPANSALSSVTNNPRPNLPRVSVANTKAFTNINGSPIKLPGYGRNVSKASGSKPGTLDGFIQKRLSFVVPSSSQGAPSTSQGSSQDESQGRPLKKPRLDIEIRKDSFPRGNSFREEPVIIIDGSDSSNPNQSKTVNCPVCGAKVIEAKINEHLDNCLSS